The Dermacentor silvarum isolate Dsil-2018 chromosome 3, BIME_Dsil_1.4, whole genome shotgun sequence region GCACCACATCAGCTTGCCAGTGTCTCTGCTGTCCACCTCACCTCCATCAACGGTGGCCGCCCACCCGCACAGTTTCCCCACACGCCACCCATCTTACTCCCGACACCCTCACTCAGCTGCTCCGCAACCCACAATGCCAAGTTCATCAACCCGTCCCGAACTCTTTAACGTGCTTTTTGCAACAGATGCTCTGTATGACGCACTATCCAAAATCAAGCGCTCGATCAATCCTGGTTCGGATGGCATCGATGGTTCAAAGCAATCTGTCCCCTATTCTTCCAACTGCCTAAAAATATTTCAGGACCTCCTCGACAACGGCGTCGTATCCGAGTCGTGGCATCAGGCTCTGGTCATACCTCTGCACAAGGATAGTGGGAGGCCAGTTGGCCATCCAAAACACTAGGGTCCAGTATCAAGCACTTCGATTGTTTACCGCACATTTGAGCGGGTATTGAGCTCCTCAACTTCCTCGACTCCTCAACTTGCCAGCTCCTCAACTTTCTCGGTGATTAAAACTACCTAACTGACAGCCAATACGGTTTTCGGCGGAACAGAATTAACGACCATCACAACCATCTTAAGCGACCATATCGACAACCGCAACCCACTGGATCTGATTCAGCTCGATTTCAGCAATGCATTTGACGTGCGACGACCTTCTGCtcacaaaaaagtcacaggcctgcgcggcatacgcagcacagtcacagcgcaacctggtggagtggctcaagagcagctccaatttcggcaccacgcacaacagggcctTCGCGGGGGTCtcttcgcctcattttgacgagaacgatctgaactgtccgcccggcgtcgacagtgaggtgcggcttgtaatgctctctgcagagcAGTCTGCTGAGTTCGATGATGCCtcgttgtagccgcgcacgtagctctacgtttgcaggcgccttaactaaatggcgccaccatactggcggaggttcgggatcgcattgattgcgcgcctcgtcggaatcgcatctcatcgtctgcgcctgcgcgcctgcctagggcgcgtttatagggcattttttcgCTACCTGATAGCAGCCGCTTGCTTGGCTCAGTGACTGgatctgactcccgcgcagcgggaaCCGGgtacatttttttcgcatttgcggcgatagcggttacggtcaccggacGCCGTTGGTGGCGGCGTCGGACACCATCGcaaaccgaaatggctattggaatgagcccataacagcttacgctgtaaaatgtagcTTGCAAGTATTGGGGGACCACTGCACACCTGGGTGTCCCATTTCCTGCAGTATCGGAGCCAGAGGGTCTTGTATCCCAGTGCCTACTCCGAGTGGTTTGCTGTCACATCAGGAGTCCCTCAGGGCTCGGTGCTTAGCCCAACATTATTCCTCATCTACGTCAACGAAATGCCACATTCCCAAAAGGGCCTACTCGTGGAGTCCGCCGACGACTCAATGTGGCTCCCCTGACTTCACCATCCGACAATGCGaacatacagctgtgcatcaacatCGACATCCAGCGCTGGGCCCTGACAAATGGTCTCCCGCTATACACTTCAAAAAGTAGTGTCATACGCTTCACCACAAACAACTGAGGCACGCGCGAACCTCATCTACAAGATAGCCGAGTCTCAACTGCCAGCCACCAACAACGGCACCATCTTGGGCGTCACGCTCTCGTACAACTTGGGACTTCTCCGTACACGTTGCTGGCGCCGTCGCTAAAGCTCGGCGAACTTTGGCTTCGTACCTCTTGCCGCAAAGCCCCGCGGGCCTACGGCTCTACGAGTCCTCTGCTTGGTCCTTCCCCTGCTTGAATACTGCGGCGAAGTCTGCTCGCCTCACCAAAGCCATCTAATTGACCGACTTGAGGGCGTCAAGCTCCGGGCTTCGCGAATTACCTGCGCTCGGGCTCACCACAAGGCAGGAAGGCCATACCCTGTACGCCTAGCATCGTTAGGCCGGCGGCCTCTGGCTGAGCGCCGAAGGACATTCGGAGTCCACATGCTTTGCAGGCTTCGCAAGGATTCTTGGCGGAGGGAGTCCTCAGTGCGCGTCGGCAAGAGATCCGGACAATCCCAGCCACTTGACGGCAGGATAATCGGGCACCGCCTGTACGACCGCTTGTCCTGCCAATGGAAGTCCAATaaggacttcctgtccgctgagaattgttccttcgcttgccgcacactcagtgctATATTTTAATGCGATGTCAGTCCGCCGGTGATGCGATGAGGGAACCGGATTCGAAGCCAGTTGTTGAGCCAAGTTGGGTCACGGATATGTGACACTGCGTATGTGCCTTCGAAAGAGGTTCTTCGAGCAGCTGTACTTACGTAGTCCTGCATCTACCCACGTCGGCGTTAAAGAGGCAGACatacagacaaagaactttatttgtggtcctgaggaaccgctttagggtacctcccttttcagggagtgcccgtagccgtcgcgggccgcacccacgtcggggtcggaagatcgtggtcctccgccctgtcgcaggccctctggacagcccgtagttgctctgagaggtcgccgctcttaagggctgcctcccagtccgttagagtggtaagcgatgagctgcgtaacgcagggcattgccagagcatatgagataaagagcagtacgcctccccacagtctggacagtggggatctacattaggcgcgaagtgactgaatcggcccctggaggggaacgaccccgtttggagcatgcgaaaaGCCGAtgattgtggtctagtgagtttaggatgtggtagcggaaaggcccgccgagcaagttgataatgtgccaagatttcatggaaggtgaggagcgaatccctgtacagtcctaagtcgccgcccgtgagtctaccggTATCACCGCGGTGTGTTAAacctcgcgcgcagtcatgggctaactcattggcgttaacaacctcagagtgcacattgattcccatatgggccgggaaccattttatgatatgaaaactagcagccccctcggtgccgaggatggcccTCGCCTCCTTTGATATtgagccggaggcgaacgctcgggctgcagacctagagtctgtaaagatatgggtacgtagagggtccttcagtgctatagctacagcaacctgctcggctactgttgcagaaaccttccgcacggatgctgagttaatgagagagccattggaatcaaccgaaactgcgacatagtgatcagaacgcccgtactgggcggcttcaacgaaacatgcaagattcggagtggccgcagccacttttaatagggaacgagcccgggctacccGGCGCAATAAAATTTGAATGgagggtggacgttacgtggcaggggatctaccttgaacgtatctctgagcatgggtgatagggtcgcgttgcgctccatgatttcctggtgaccgcatccaacggattctaggatgcgtctccccggtcgcgatgatgagagtcgtattatttgggccactcgttgggcctcgatcacctctgacagggggttgtgcatgcctagttgcatgagacgctcggtgctggtagtgagtggtaaacccagcacgcgcttgatgcttttgcgcatgagggcgtcgattttggcctcttcccgtttagaccagcgcaaagcggaagctacatagttaacgtggctcataagaaacgcgtggtagagcctgaggagattgctttcacttaaacccccccggcggttcgagaccctgaggataagcctaagcatgttctccgtcttggtggtgatgcgggctatagtctgtgagttgcccccgagcgattccagcaagagtccgaggacccggatggtatccactctggggatttgttctccgttcctcgtatagacggctatgggaacttgatctaagggtgtggagcacctaaccccccgtttggtgggcctatacaatagaagctcggacttggttggtgacagactcaggcccgtgtctagtaggaagtgttctgtgatgtcgagcgccccttggagcgcactctcaactgcagcgtcagaccctcccatgcaccacacggtaatatcatccgcgtaaagggcgtgaccagttcctcttactgtggccagtctttccgagaggcccttcatggcgatgttaaacagtagGGGCAGgagcggatccaggttttttctgagggggggggtcagcttctgtcaatgatgatgatgatgatgatagtagcctttcttatttaccgaaatttaccgtttttcctcacgataaacccgcatTTATAGGGCTAAAGcgacacctgtagccctccgtggtggctcagtcagctcaggcgttgagcacgagatcgcgggatcaaataccggccccggtggccgcatttcgacggaggcgaaatgcaaaaacgcccgtgttcttgcgttgtagtgcacgttaaaaaaccccaggtggtcaaaattaatccgcagccttccgctacggcgtgcctcaatcggaactggttttggcacgtaaaaccccagaaagaggaagaagacctgtagcgaagccaggtatagtttctccgagcttataggaaaaggacgttacccaatacagccatgtgcttggcggctgcgcctgataatacagggtgttcagaactgagctttatggttttcttaaagttaggcactgggaggcatgcgaagaccacctgtgcagataagttatgtggctaagggggcacaaagtgagatgataattatcgctgtgagcagcccaattaactaaaattgaacaattattttttgttgactgcagtaagtggctatgtttgtattgaaaacttagagacagtcgagtttctacacagtatcagccAGAAGAaatattctagcgtgtccgtgctccgagatatcagactccaaatttcacttgtactgcgcagaataatcgagaataaagacgcgacaattctcatgaattccagtgaatgatcatgaagctcagtgaccacttctgtggagggatggcggtgccatcttctctcttgagtcgtggtggtgtgttgactagaggaaagttcttgaatacgggcgtaacggtgcgctccaacgcagcaaccactacgctgggtgtttacgatatgcgaatcaccgcgtatgaagactcacgacgccacctacaagaataacgatgtggcgtagtaggcgagagcgcgagccagcgtcttcatgttttgtttcccacgcgacgtcaaggcgcgcatctgctcccgtttctctaaccacgcgacgccatcctaggcccgcgcgctggcgttggccgctgacgtcacgctcccccacttcgcagccgcggctcgaggcttcgcctcGATCCGCGAGAGcacccactcagataaacggatccggtgggcttgagcctcctatgctcaatgtacgacaataaaactgcgaagttaccaTGAAAAACttctagcgtacgaacggtactgtgctcgtactggatattgtcaacgtgtaactgtgatcacaatgagtgctacagttaaaaaaagttgcctatgcgtagttcttagtttagctgttagttgttattatttatatataaacacttcagcaagaaatctctttcattaagcaggttggtcgcggaactgatgacagccaatgaggcaaccgttgacagcccaaggggaaactaagttaatcaggcgcgaaggtgCTCGAGCGGACATCGGTGTGTTTGGAAAAAGGgacgtcgcctcgttcattcgacgccaccgacaggacgagtaaggcacggcaggcgccaggacgtccaaggtgttcatgagaaaaaataactacggcaacttcgcgacaccacactcctacggaatacaactaagcttgtgagcgagctagctttacttctacgtggctgataccactggtactcgcgaaaaatacttttgaagaatgctggtggccatatttttttttttttttgcgacagggccatccccctgtcagcgagggggcgatgcagaaatctgagggggggtcaggacatccggacatcccccctggatccgcgcctgagtaggggagagatgaccgccccttgcggagtgcctctcgctcccaatgtaaattccttggatttgacctgccctattttgacagtggccttgcgatccctgagtaaggagcgtgaaagaggttcgttgaagagcggctcGTATGTACAcgttggcacatactcagtgagccGAGTTGGTCCGGTGCTTGGTTTCGAACCGTGTTACGTCAGCACAGGATTCCGATGCGTAACCGTTCGACCACTAACTACCCAGTGACCGAggcaggcgggaaaacggttagatactaACATACAAATATAGATACACAGCCCCCAGAAAGTGCATGAAGtagcctaagaatgctaacgcattataAAGTGCAgagaacaaaggaaaaaaaaatcgccaaatCCTACTCTATTCGTTCCTTTGGTTAATGAGGTTTGTTTTAACTGCCTTGATAGTGACTGACAACGAGGATTTGCGGAAATGAGTTTGTCACTGTCTTTGTCATTATACATGTCCCTGTGAGGGATTGCGCTTGTTCAATTAGAACGTATGTTCGAATGGGGACCATTGTTTGTGTTAATCGTGTGTAAACGTTAGAAAAATAGAGGAACTTTGAACTGTCGAACAGGAAATCACCCGATCTTTTCCCGGTTTTTGTGCCAGACAACAAAACTCCCGATTTCTCCCCGGTTCTCCTTTTTAAAAATAACGGCCGAACTGTACcctccactcccccccccccctccccgaattTTAAAATTTATAAAACCCGAAAACTAAGGACCCTAGCTATGTGGAGGTGGTTGTAATAAGTGAATCGATGGAGCATTTATTTATAAGGGTGTCTGTTAGCCGAAGGGGTGAAAGAGGCGGCAAGAATCCTAAGTGGGGAATTGGGTGGCgggagtcatcatcatcatcatcatcatcataatcctatttttacgtccactgcaggacgaaggcttctccctgcaatctccatggaattacccccgtcttgtgctagctgactccacttgcgcctgcaaatttcctaatttcatcagcccacctagttttctgccgtcctcgactgtgcttccgttcccttggcaaccattctgtaactctaatgatccactggttatccatcctacgcgttacatggcctgcccagctccacttttttttctcttaatgtcaactagaatatcggctattcccgtttgctctcttattcacaccgctcccttcctgtgtCTTAACATTACCCCtcacatttctcgttccatcgctctttgcgtggtccttaatttttttctcgagcttctttgttccatatgttagcatccgtagaatgcaatgattgtagacttttattttcaacggcggtggtaagctcccagacaggatttggtaatgcctgccgtatgcactcccacccaTTCTCAttcctctgtaaatttccttctcgtgatcagggttctCTGTAAGTATGAAGTGGCAGGAGTATGACGGAAAACATAATAATGAAAGGGGTCGGAGAAAGGGAGAGAAGGAACAGGCCATGCGGTGTCACATAATTCATTGTAGACTCGAAGACTGCATGCAGTAACGAATTAGATATCGTGAACTAATGGAAGACCATGAATATAGGAAAAATCGTGCGAATGTCCACAGATAATTGAAAGGTAGGATACCAGGTTATCACATTACAAAAATGTCTGAAGTGACGCCCAAGGACCTGCGAGTTTCTTTTTGACCGCTGAGTTGTAGCGGTCACACCACCTTACCGTGCTCCCTTTTCTTGATGCTGATTCCTTCAAATTATCTTCTGTCTGTACTTTATTGTGCATAATTATGCTTCTTCACGCAAGAGGCAAGAAGACGGACACTCAACTGCGTAGTTGTAGCTGCGTTTTTATTGTAAAACTGTGTTTCATCACTGTAACGTGATTGAAGCATTCACACGTCTAGTTGTACAAAccgttatttctttttatttatgtaCACTAACAAGTAGCGCAATTATAAAGCAAGATCATCGACTGTGCGATCTGCTGCCAAGAAACCAAAACAGATCTTGGCTGTGCTATACACGCACCTATGTAAGTATAAGCTctaagaaacaacaacaaaaacagcaATAGAAATTCACACGTTATAACTAGAATCAGGTTAATTAGCGTGATAGTCTGCGATATTTCTACCCGGTAACGAAGTAACTGTTGTCGATGGCACTTCAGACTTTTCATTATCCGCTTCATGGGTAACGTACTGTTGGTGAAAACCAATAGCTCAGCTAGTGAAAATGCAAATGCTTGGCACAACCCTTTTCTTTTGTCCTTGAGCACATGGGTATGGAACAAATGAGAGAGTGGCGTCAGCCTACGTTCCGCGCTCAGCAAcgtatgtagttttttttttcgattattAGTATTTTTTAACTGTTCCATTTCTCACTACGAATCAGTTCGTCCTTTAGAGAAAATCTCGGACAGGCTTTCGAATTCTGGTGAAACGGCTTATGGTTATAGATAGTATATTAAACAATCTATTCAACGTTCAACTGTCACCAGAGGGAAAGAACTAATGCTCCAGTTAGAGTTCAGTCTCTTGCTGGAGACAATAGGAGGCTCTGCGCTTAGCTAACCGAACTGCGATTGTCGGCTTTCGAAACATGTTAACGCGCCTCCACATTTCGTTAAATTTTAAGTGATTCATTAGGCGTCAATTACATTCATTCTCATTTAGCGAAATGTTTGATTCCTTTGCACGTAAGAAAGCTTGAACGCCACGTCATTGCGGAAGCGTCGCGGATACCACTCTAGTGAAATGGCGATGCATGTAAAGCATCACTTTAGGCTTAGTTCCATAACCTACTCTATAcctaaaaacagaaaaaaaaaacaagaaacaaaactATCAAGTCCTGGGTTCGGAGTCGTATTCACTAGACTGTATGCATCCTTGCGTACAAACCATAACTTGTTAAGATATTTTCACACAACTCGCCGTTTTCTCGGTGACCAGTTACAGCAAGACTGCTATAGTTTCTAACAAGCTAACCTTTACGAACAAAGCTCGCACCAGTGTGGTTCCGTTCTATTCCAAGGTTTCCTAGGCGAGCTTGCGTGAGGAGGCCCTAAAGATTTTAGATGCAACAAGTGTGGTAATTTCAAGGCGAACTTGCGTGGGGGCCGTTCTCAACGCGAAGCCCACGTGAAACGGGACTCAAAAACGATCCGACTCCGTTATCAGTTGAACACCCGGGGTGTCGAGGACGTCGTCGAGAAACCAAGGCTTCATCGGCTATCCCAATTCCTGACTTCGATCACACTCGGACCGGGCTTGGCGCCGCTCGAGTCCGCCGTGGCAGACCTGTGGTGGTAGGATCGGCTATAAGAGCTCGTAGACTGCTGCCGCTTGACCTCGACCGGACTCTGGAGGGGCGTGAACGAAGGAGGGTTCACCACAGGCGATGGGCTGCGGTAGCGGCGATTGAGCGACGCGTAGGGTGACGGAGGAGGCAGAAGGTGGCTCGTCGACGTCGGCCTTGGCGACTCGGGAGGGGACGGTGACGTGGAGCGGCCGTTGGTGATCTTTATGAGCCTCGGCGGCGGGCTCGCCGGCGGAGTCGCCGGGTAGTATCTCTGCCGGTCGATGAAGCTGGGCTTCTTGGCCGAAGGCGTCGGTGCTGTCGCGTACGACCGTGTGGTGGTCGTGAGGTCCTCGACTGAGTAGTAGCGCTCGCGCGGGTCCGACCTGAACCGCCGGGGCGGCTGCACGTAGCGGTCCTTCTCGATGGTGAAGTAGCCGTCCTTGTGGCGGCTGTTGTGGTAGCTAGTGTCCGTCTTGTCACCGAAGTAGAAGGTCTTGGAAGGCCTCGACGCCGTCGAGATGTTGGACTCGGGGCTGCGGTTTCGGTCGCCGCTTCGCCGGTGGTGTTCGGTCTCCTCGCTGCGGTGACGGTGGTGGGACGAGGAAGAgtggtggtgatggtgtcggtggtggtggtgatgatggcGGGGCAGGCTCTGAGTCTCCCGCACACTGTGCACGATGTAGCGCGAGCTCGGAGGAGTGTACGGCTCGTCATCCAGGTCGGCCTGTACCCCGCGGCTGGTCTTTGACGCTTGGTCAACGCGCGTTGCGCGGCGACTGCTTTGGCCTCGCGGAAGGCTGTAGGTGTAGGTAGGCGGTTGAGCAACTGGCTTCTCGGGCGTCCTCGTCGATTGTGACCTCTGTATGGGTCGCGATTCGGGCGACGTCGCCCTTTCCGGAGGCGGCTGTTTCTTAACCTCCCTGTCGTATTCGCTCGTGACTCGCCGGCTTTCGTTGAGCCTTCTGTCTTCCTTGGTGAAAACGCTGTTTCCGACGATGGCCGATTTCTCCACGGGCCTGTAGCTGCTCTCGAGATCCCGGTACGAGCGGTCCACCTTGGTGTACCGCGTCGGTGACTCGTCCAGATGTCGCGTGACGTCGTGGTAGATAGACGGGCTGGACTTCCAGTTCGAGCGCGGGCTGGCGCGAGACTGTCTCGAGTCATCGACCTTCTCTTCCCGGCGGTAGGATGTCGTCTTCTGCTGTGACTTGGTGCTTCTGAGTGTCGAATCAAGCGGAGTCGGTGACGGTGTGGGAGACTTGAAGTACGGCGTCGACCTCGAGTCGTCGACCTTCTCTTCCCGGCGGTAGGATGCCGTCTTCTGCTGAGACTTGGTGCTTCTGAGTGTCGAATCAAGCGGAGTCGGTGACGGTGTGGGAGACTTGAAGTACGGCGTCGACCTCGAGTCGTCGACCTTCTCTTCCCGGCGGTAGGATGCCGTCTTCTGCTGTGACTTGGTGCTTCTGAGTGTCGAATCAAGTGGAGTCGGTGACGGTGTGGGAGACTTGAAGTACGGCGTCGTGTAGATGAGATTCGGCGACTCCCTGGGTGGCTTGGCGGGCGGCGTCGGTGTCCTCTTGGTGTCGGTCATCTTCACGTTGATTACGTTACCGCCATGCTTGCTCTTCACGACGTCGTCGTCCGAAGTTTCCGAGCCGAAGTGGTTGTCCAGCCAGCGGTTTGTCTCGCTGTTTCGTATTTCCTCTTCTTCCTCGAGGCTCAAAGCCCGCCTTGTGACAGGGTCATGTCGTTCGGGAGACGTCGCCTGGAGGTACAGGAGGTCTTTCTGTTTGCGCATTCGGTCGGGAACCTTGATGTCGGCTCCGTCGTGCAGGTATTCGAAGTTTCGTTTTGTCTCCCTCTCGACGGCTGGAAGGTCTTTACCTTCTGCTTCATCGTCTGGGACCTGCCAAAAGTAAAATTCATGTGTCACACGAAAGCAGTAAGACGCAGACGTCGACAAATACAAAGAGGAATCGCAATTGCAAAAGCATACTGATGGCTTTGAATGTGCTTGAGCGCAACATATGCGTGTTCTTCGGGGTTTTGTTGCGTGACCTATGAAGCGGAAAAACGCGAGATACTCGTTCTTTTGTTCTGTGGCTACTCAAACATTATGAAAGTTCCGCCTCCATTCGAAGACCCCTAATATTTAACTTAACTGTCACCTCGCGTGGGATGCACAGGCATGACCGACAACACATGTCATAAGGGTGAAACAAGGCGCCAGTGAATTGTAAGACACCTGTCAGACAGCGTGAAACACAAGTACTATAGCGGTCTCTTCTGACACCCTCCTGTTGTGACCCTATAACCTTGTCGTTTTCACGCCTCCACCATAACTAAGTAACCGAACCATGCGCAAGTGCAATGcgtacttcgtcgtcgtctttctcctCGTGGTGATGAGTCCTGGTGGTCTGCTTAGTGACCTCTCCGTTGCGCTCCTCGGAGATCTCCTTCACTTCGTCCTTGTCGGTGACCTTCCGTGAGCGGCTGCTGTAGTGCGTCAGCTTGCCCGGGAACCGATCCGGCCGGATTCCTACCAATGGGGACTCGTCCGGCACCATCACGGCCAGTCGGTGGATCTCCTCCTGAGGAACAACCACAGGGACGttcacatcacgacacaccattGAAAGTTCATCTGCAGCGACACTGCCCTGCTAATTGACTGTGCTCGGGCAGTTTTCGCACTCGCACAGTTTCAAAAGCGCTTTCACCTTTGTTTCTTGGTCTTGCGTCGGCACTAAGCAGCTAGAAGACCCCCAATTTAGACACTGCTCCGGACTCTCGAAAGTGAGTATAATGCCAAAGTTCTTACGTAGGACCAACAGAATCTAATAAGGCTTGACGATTTCTCAGTTCTAATTGCCACAGCGCGGCTATCCTACAGCATAAAGTTCACTAGACGACGCACGACAATCCATAGATCCCCAGTTACACCAGTCCTTCTCAAGTCTACAAATATATCGTCACTCCATTCAGTTCACCATTGCCATCGGCTGCTTACTAATTAGCCTTCAAGGCCCAGTTCTGTTATTCCGATAGGCCACCATTTGTTTGTCCAAGGCACTCCAATTATTTCTCCCAATATATTAACCAGCATATCATCTGCGGCCGCGTTCGAATTCCAAGGAACTCTGTTCCTCGTAAAATTACAACTATCACTTTCCATTCCATCGCTCGTCGCGTGGTCCTGAACTTTCTGATGAGTTTATTTTTTAGTTCCGTTTCGGCCTGACCTTGCTGAAATGAGTGACAGTACACTCACCGCACCCCTCCCCAGGGACATCGGCCACCATCCGTATACATAACTGGGAGGTCTTTCCGAAGTCACCCCTGAAGATTCTGGTCGGCGCACGCACTATGCCTGCAGCAGCAAGCACTGCTGCTGTACCCAGTAACagaagagaaagtgagagagaaaggatgcatagaaaggcagggaggttaaccagatatatttccggttggctaccctgcgcgGGGAGGGGGTTAATAGCGAATGAAAAAGAGACCGAG contains the following coding sequences:
- the LOC119445818 gene encoding serine/arginine repetitive matrix protein 1-like isoform X2; this encodes MPSDGSSAGSGVRRVRSPEAGSGNRVVTRRFISSPAPLADTDVISNTKREEWTTSKKVVNHKTRQTETRVQRQLVLEDGKVIADTGPQITTRTTEDNKVEESEDTQHKKTGDEDVPDGYVPVPGSERVVCEKTESHQVTKETKEENMKMHDENFKELRGPEEIHRLAVMVPDESPLVGIRPDRFPGKLTHYSSRSRKVTDKDEVKEISEERNGEVTKQTTRTHHHEEKDDDEVPDDEAEGKDLPAVERETKRNFEYLHDGADIKVPDRMRKQKDLLYLQATSPERHDPVTRRALSLEEEEEIRNSETNRWLDNHFGSETSDDDVVKSKHGGNVINVKMTDTKRTPTPPAKPPRESPNLIYTTPYFKSPTPSPTPLDSTLRSTKSQQKTASYRREEKVDDSRSTPYFKSPTPSPTPLDSTLRSTKSQQKTTSYRREEKVDDSRQSRASPRSNWKSSPSIYHDVTRHLDESPTRYTKVDRSYRDLESSYRPVEKSAIVGNSVFTKEDRRLNESRRVTSEYDREVKKQPPPERATSPESRPIQRSQSTRTPEKPVAQPPTYTYSLPRGQSSRRATRVDQASKTSRGVQADLDDEPYTPPSSRYIVHSVRETQSLPRHHHHHHRHHHHHSSSSHHRHRSEETEHHRRSGDRNRSPESNISTASRPSKTFYFGDKTDTSYHNSRHKDGYFTIEKDRYVQPPRRFRSDPRERYYSVEDLTTTTRSYATAPTPSAKKPSFIDRQRYYPATPPASPPPRLIKITNGRSTSPSPPESPRPTSTSHLLPPPSPYASLNRRYRSPSPVVNPPSFTPLQSPVEVKRQQSTSSYSRSYHHRSATADSSGAKPGPSVIEVRNWDSR
- the LOC119445818 gene encoding serine/arginine repetitive matrix protein 1-like isoform X4, with protein sequence MPSDGSSAGSGVRRVRSPEAGSGNRVVTRRFISSPAPLADTDVISNTKREEWTTSKKVVNHKTRQTETRVQRQLVLEDGKVIADTGPQITTRTTEDNKVEESEDTQHKKTGDEDVPDGYVPVPGSERVVCEKTESHQVTKETKEENMKMHDENFKELRGPEEIHRLAVMVPDESPLVGIRPDRFPGKLTHYSSRSRKVTDKDEVKEISEERNGEVTKQTTRTHHHEEKDDDEVPDDEAEGKDLPAVERETKRNFEYLHDGADIKVPDRMRKQKDLLYLQATSPERHDPVTRRALSLEEEEEIRNSETNRWLDNHFGSETSDDDVVKSKHGGNVINVKMTDTKRTPTPPAKPPRESPNLIYTTPYFKSPTPSPTPLDSTLRSTKSQQKTASYRREEKVDDSRQSRASPRSNWKSSPSIYHDVTRHLDESPTRYTKVDRSYRDLESSYRPVEKSAIVGNSVFTKEDRRLNESRRVTSEYDREVKKQPPPERATSPESRPIQRSQSTRTPEKPVAQPPTYTYSLPRGQSSRRATRVDQASKTSRGVQADLDDEPYTPPSSRYIVHSVRETQSLPRHHHHHHRHHHHHSSSSHHRHRSEETEHHRRSGDRNRSPESNISTASRPSKTFYFGDKTDTSYHNSRHKDGYFTIEKDRYVQPPRRFRSDPRERYYSVEDLTTTTRSYATAPTPSAKKPSFIDRQRYYPATPPASPPPRLIKITNGRSTSPSPPESPRPTSTSHLLPPPSPYASLNRRYRSPSPVVNPPSFTPLQSPVEVKRQQSTSSYSRSYHHRSATADSSGAKPGPSVIEVRNWDSR
- the LOC119445818 gene encoding serine/arginine repetitive matrix protein 1-like isoform X3, translating into MPSDGSSAGSGVRRVRSPEAGSGNRVVTRRFISSPAPLADTDVISNTKREEWTTSKKVVNHKTRQTETRVQRQLVLEDGKVIADTGPQITTRTTEDNKVEESEDTQHKKTGDEDVPDGYVPVPGSERVVCEKTESHQVTKETKEENMKMHDENFKELRGPEEIHRLAVMVPDESPLVGIRPDRFPGKLTHYSSRSRKVTDKDEVKEISEERNGEVTKQTTRTHHHEEKDDDEVPDDEAEGKDLPAVERETKRNFEYLHDGADIKVPDRMRKQKDLLYLQATSPERHDPVTRRALSLEEEEEIRNSETNRWLDNHFGSETSDDDVVKSKHGGNVINVKMTDTKRTPTPPAKPPRESPNLIYTTPYFKSPTPSPTPLDSTLRSTKSQQKTASYRREEKVDDSRSTPYFKSPTPSPTPLDSTLRSTKSQQKTASYRREEKVDDSRQSRASPRSNWKSSPSIYHDVTRHLDESPTRYTKVDRSYRDLESSYRPVEKSAIVGNSVFTKEDRRLNESRRVTSEYDREVKKQPPPERATSPESRPIQRSQSTRTPEKPVAQPPTYTYSLPRGQSSRRATRVDQASKTSRGVQADLDDEPYTPPSSRYIVHSVRETQSLPRHHHHHHRHHHHHSSSSHHRHRSEETEHHRRSGDRNRSPESNISTASRPSKTFYFGDKTDTSYHNSRHKDGYFTIEKDRYVQPPRRFRSDPRERYYSVEDLTTTTRSYATAPTPSAKKPSFIDRQRYYPATPPASPPPRLIKITNGRSTSPSPPESPRPTSTSHLLPPPSPYASLNRRYRSPSPVVNPPSFTPLQSPVEVKRQQSTSSYSRSYHHRSATADSSGAKPGPSVIEVRNWDSR